A stretch of Stenotrophomonas indicatrix DNA encodes these proteins:
- a CDS encoding YceI family protein codes for MNLKLTTPAAVAAALAGMLATAPALAADYAQAPGAGSFLAFATKYDGEVFTGSFPGFATKLSFDPANPSAGSLDVVIPLAGAKSGNSDRDSTLQGADFFNVGKFATARYTAKGFRALGNDQFAADGTLELRGVSKPVTFTFTWKPGAQPVLTGKATVKRLDFGVGGGDWADTKTIPDETAISTIVKFDAK; via the coding sequence ATGAACCTGAAACTGACCACCCCGGCCGCTGTGGCCGCCGCCCTTGCCGGCATGCTGGCCACCGCACCGGCGCTCGCCGCCGATTACGCCCAGGCGCCGGGTGCCGGTTCGTTCCTGGCCTTTGCCACCAAATACGACGGTGAAGTGTTCACCGGCAGCTTCCCGGGCTTTGCCACCAAGCTCAGCTTCGACCCGGCCAATCCGTCCGCAGGTTCGCTGGACGTGGTGATTCCGCTGGCCGGCGCCAAGAGCGGCAACAGCGACCGCGACTCCACCCTGCAGGGCGCGGATTTCTTCAACGTCGGCAAGTTCGCTACCGCACGCTACACCGCCAAGGGCTTCCGCGCGCTCGGCAACGACCAGTTCGCCGCCGACGGCACGCTGGAACTGCGCGGCGTGAGCAAGCCGGTCACCTTCACTTTCACCTGGAAGCCCGGCGCGCAGCCGGTGCTGACCGGCAAGGCCACGGTCAAGCGCCTGGACTTCGGTGTCGGTGGCGGCGACTGGGCTGATACCAAGACCATCCCGGACGAAACCGCGATCAGCACGATCGTGAAGTTCGACGCGAAATAA
- a CDS encoding glutaredoxin family protein → MLTLFQRDDCHLCDMALAELARARAPEFESVFLDDQPALEARYGARVPVLRDERGGRELDWPFDAATVQAWLSAGR, encoded by the coding sequence GTGTTGACCCTGTTCCAGCGTGACGACTGCCATCTGTGTGACATGGCCCTGGCCGAACTGGCCAGAGCGCGGGCGCCTGAGTTCGAATCGGTGTTCCTCGATGACCAGCCGGCGCTGGAGGCGCGCTATGGGGCGCGGGTGCCGGTGCTGCGCGATGAGCGCGGTGGGCGGGAGCTGGACTGGCCGTTCGATGCGGCCACGGTGCAGGCCTGGCTGTCAGCGGGCAGGTAG
- a CDS encoding L-serine ammonia-lyase: MAVSTFDVFKIGIGPSSSHTVGPMRAAERFIHRWLLDPGKLAQVARIRADVYGSLALTGRGHGTDKAILLGLEGQRPNLIDPDIIPSTLERIRSSKRIMLMGQHEIAFDEKRDLGLNKRQKLPYHTNGMRFTAYNADDEVLATRDYYSVGGGFVVNQDDAADDRIVPDETPLPYPFKSGDELLAQTARSGLSIAQLMFENEKCWRSEDEIRDNLREIWSAMQACVARGIREEGVLPGGLKVGRRAPALYRELSSKPEAAMRDPLTTLDWVNLYALAVNEENAAGGRVVTAPTNGAAGVLPAVLHYFDRFCPGANEQRVFDFLLTSAAIGILYKENASISGAEVGCQGEVGVACSMAAGGLVAALGGNPSQIENAAEIGMEHNLGLTCDPIGGLVQIPCIERNAMGAVKAINASRMAMRGDGKHKVSLDKVIKTMRDTGRDMQDKYKETSRGGLAVNVIEC, from the coding sequence ATGGCTGTCAGCACGTTCGACGTTTTCAAGATCGGCATTGGCCCGAGCTCCTCGCACACCGTCGGGCCGATGAGGGCCGCCGAGCGCTTCATCCATCGGTGGCTGCTCGACCCGGGCAAGCTTGCGCAGGTCGCGCGCATCCGTGCCGACGTGTACGGCTCGCTGGCACTGACCGGTCGCGGCCACGGCACCGACAAGGCGATCCTCCTCGGCCTGGAAGGGCAGCGTCCGAACCTGATCGACCCGGACATCATTCCGTCCACGCTGGAGCGCATCCGCAGCAGCAAGCGGATCATGCTGATGGGCCAGCACGAGATCGCCTTCGACGAAAAGCGCGACCTCGGCCTGAACAAGCGGCAGAAGCTGCCCTACCACACCAACGGCATGCGCTTCACCGCGTACAACGCCGATGACGAAGTGCTGGCCACCCGCGATTACTACTCGGTCGGTGGTGGCTTCGTGGTCAACCAGGACGATGCGGCCGATGACCGTATCGTGCCTGACGAAACGCCGCTGCCCTACCCGTTCAAGAGCGGCGACGAGCTGCTGGCGCAGACCGCGCGCAGTGGCCTGAGCATCGCCCAGTTGATGTTCGAGAACGAGAAATGCTGGCGCAGCGAGGACGAGATCCGCGACAACCTGCGCGAGATCTGGAGCGCAATGCAGGCCTGCGTGGCGCGCGGCATCCGCGAGGAAGGCGTGCTGCCGGGTGGCCTGAAAGTGGGCCGCCGCGCGCCGGCGCTGTACCGCGAGCTGTCGTCGAAGCCGGAAGCGGCGATGCGCGACCCGTTGACCACGCTGGACTGGGTCAACCTGTACGCACTGGCCGTGAACGAAGAGAACGCTGCCGGTGGCCGCGTGGTCACCGCACCCACCAACGGCGCGGCGGGTGTACTGCCGGCGGTGCTGCACTACTTCGACCGCTTCTGCCCGGGCGCGAACGAACAGCGGGTGTTCGACTTCCTGCTGACCTCGGCGGCGATCGGCATCCTGTACAAGGAAAACGCCTCGATCTCCGGCGCCGAAGTGGGCTGCCAGGGCGAGGTCGGCGTAGCCTGTTCGATGGCCGCCGGTGGCCTGGTCGCGGCGCTGGGCGGCAACCCGAGCCAGATCGAGAACGCCGCGGAAATCGGCATGGAGCACAACCTGGGTCTGACCTGCGATCCGATCGGTGGCCTGGTGCAGATTCCGTGCATCGAGCGCAACGCGATGGGTGCGGTGAAGGCGATCAACGCCTCGCGCATGGCCATGCGCGGCGACGGCAAGCACAAGGTGTCGCTGGACAAGGTCATCAAGACCATGCGCGATACCGGCCGCGACATGCAGGACAAGTACAAGGAAACCAGCCGCGGCGGCCTGGCGGTGAACGTCATCGAGTGCTGA
- a CDS encoding alpha/beta fold hydrolase: MRVIATALLACLPLSALAAPTYGPRLEGFDYGYPVKTFALESQRQALEMAYLDVAPKKKPIGVVVLLHGKNFCAATWKETIKPLVAAGYRVIAPDQVGFCKSSKPERYQYSFGQLADNTHALLQQLQLGDVPVHVVGHSMGGMLAIRYALMYPQDMRSLSLVNPIGLEDWKALGVPWRSVDAWYAGEMNISYDSIRRYQLDVYYDGKWKPAYEPWARMQSGMYEGAGKQQVAWSQALTSDMVFNQPVVYELKNLQVPTTLFIGQKDRTAIGRDQASPELKSTLGNYPALGKAAAAAIPGSTLVEFAALGHSPQVQDPKQFNAALLKALKAR; this comes from the coding sequence ATGCGCGTGATCGCCACCGCCCTGCTCGCCTGCCTTCCGCTGTCCGCTCTCGCTGCGCCAACCTACGGGCCGCGGCTGGAGGGCTTCGACTACGGCTATCCAGTGAAGACCTTTGCACTGGAATCGCAGCGCCAGGCCTTGGAGATGGCCTATCTGGATGTTGCGCCGAAGAAGAAGCCGATCGGCGTGGTGGTGCTGCTGCATGGCAAGAACTTCTGCGCGGCAACCTGGAAGGAGACGATCAAGCCGCTGGTGGCGGCAGGCTACCGGGTGATCGCGCCGGACCAGGTGGGTTTCTGCAAATCCAGCAAGCCCGAGCGCTACCAGTATTCGTTCGGGCAGCTGGCCGACAATACCCATGCGCTGCTGCAGCAGCTGCAGCTGGGTGATGTACCGGTGCACGTGGTCGGCCATTCGATGGGCGGCATGCTGGCCATCCGTTATGCGCTGATGTATCCGCAGGACATGCGCAGTCTTTCGCTGGTCAATCCGATCGGGCTGGAAGACTGGAAGGCGCTGGGCGTGCCCTGGCGCAGCGTGGACGCGTGGTATGCCGGCGAAATGAACATCAGCTATGACAGCATCCGCCGCTACCAGCTGGATGTGTACTACGACGGCAAGTGGAAGCCGGCGTACGAACCGTGGGCGCGCATGCAGTCGGGCATGTACGAAGGCGCGGGCAAGCAGCAGGTGGCCTGGAGCCAGGCACTGACCTCGGACATGGTGTTCAACCAACCCGTCGTCTACGAACTGAAGAACCTGCAGGTGCCGACCACCTTGTTCATCGGCCAGAAGGACCGCACGGCGATCGGCCGTGACCAGGCATCGCCCGAACTGAAGTCGACGCTGGGCAACTACCCGGCACTGGGCAAAGCGGCAGCGGCGGCGATACCCGGCTCGACCCTGGTCGAGTTCGCGGCACTGGGCCATTCGCCGCAGGTGCAGGACCCGAAGCAGTTCAATGCCGCATTGTTGAAGGCACTCAAAGCGCGTTGA
- a CDS encoding homoserine dehydrogenase — translation MSALPVEIPLLGTGRLALLGTGTVGSAFVQRYQALQARGLDLPSVQWLANSRTALAIDRDLALPLELARRAPRDGQSSPPWASAEGLERGDVVVDATASEDVAARHVQWLARGVHVVTANKLGRGAQLSRAQAIADRCADSGARYGDSATVGAGLPLLSSLRALVAGGDHIHAIEGVLSGSLAWLFNRYDGQSPFSAAVREALAAGYTEPDPRLDLSGEDVRRKLLILARSSGLALDASQVQVDSLVPDALAALPLEDAVNALEQLDAPLQARWQRARDNGRVLRFVGRVDGEGAQVGLRELAADHPLAQGAGTDNRVAIHSDRYRAQPLLIQGPGAGAEVTAAALLDDVLRIVG, via the coding sequence ATGAGCGCTTTGCCTGTCGAGATTCCGCTGCTGGGTACCGGCCGCCTGGCGCTGCTCGGAACCGGCACCGTCGGTTCGGCCTTCGTGCAGCGCTACCAGGCGTTGCAGGCGCGTGGGCTGGACCTGCCCAGCGTGCAGTGGCTGGCCAATTCACGCACCGCGCTGGCGATCGACCGCGATCTGGCGTTGCCGCTGGAACTGGCACGGCGTGCGCCGCGTGATGGGCAGAGTTCGCCGCCGTGGGCCAGCGCTGAAGGGCTGGAGCGTGGCGACGTGGTGGTCGATGCCACCGCCAGCGAAGATGTAGCGGCGCGCCACGTGCAGTGGTTGGCGCGCGGTGTGCACGTGGTGACCGCCAACAAGCTTGGCCGCGGTGCGCAGCTGTCGCGCGCGCAGGCCATCGCCGATCGTTGCGCCGACAGTGGTGCGCGTTACGGCGACAGCGCCACCGTCGGCGCCGGCCTGCCGTTGCTCAGCAGCCTGCGCGCGCTGGTTGCCGGTGGCGATCACATCCATGCCATCGAGGGCGTGCTTTCCGGTTCGCTGGCGTGGCTGTTCAATCGTTATGACGGCCAGTCGCCGTTCTCGGCGGCGGTGCGTGAAGCGCTGGCGGCCGGCTACACCGAGCCGGACCCGCGGCTGGATCTTTCCGGCGAGGATGTGCGCCGCAAGCTGTTGATCCTGGCCCGCAGCAGCGGATTGGCGCTGGACGCGTCGCAGGTGCAGGTCGACTCACTGGTGCCGGATGCGCTGGCTGCGCTGCCGCTGGAAGATGCAGTGAATGCGCTGGAGCAGCTGGATGCACCGCTGCAGGCACGTTGGCAGCGGGCGCGCGACAACGGCCGGGTGCTGCGTTTTGTCGGGCGCGTCGATGGCGAGGGTGCGCAGGTGGGCCTGCGTGAGTTGGCTGCCGACCATCCGCTGGCGCAGGGCGCGGGCACCGACAACCGCGTGGCCATCCACAGCGATCGCTACCGCGCGCAGCCGCTGTTGATCCAGGGGCCGGGCGCGGGTGCGGAAGTGACCGCAGCGGCGCTGCTGGATGACGTGCTGCGGATCGTGGGGTGA
- a CDS encoding O-succinylhomoserine (thiol)-lyase, whose translation MSLHAAEPSCCRTTAAVRAGIDRDTAHGAVTPPIVLSSNFSFEGFGNKRQYDYTRSGNPTRDLLGEALAELEGGAGGVVTATGMGAINLVLNALLQPGDTLVVPHDAYGGSWRLFNALAKKGHFELVTADLTDPRALAQALATQPKLVLVETPSNPLLRITDLRFVIDAAHKAGALVVVDNTFLSPALQQPLSFGADLVLHSTTKYINGHSDVVGGAVIARDPAVHEQLVWWGNALGLTGSPFDAFLTLRGLRTLDARLRAHQENTAAIVALLDAHPVVAKVYYPGLADHPGHAVAARQQSGFGAMLSFELASCAGDDPHAAVRAFVDGLRYFTLAESLGGVESLIAHPATMTHAAMTAEARAAAGISEGLLRLSVGIEGERDLLADLGSALARAEAVIDAVARGKQVADA comes from the coding sequence ATGAGCCTGCACGCCGCTGAACCGTCCTGTTGTCGCACCACCGCCGCCGTCCGCGCCGGCATCGATCGCGACACCGCCCATGGCGCGGTCACGCCGCCGATCGTGCTGTCGTCGAACTTCAGCTTTGAAGGCTTCGGCAACAAGCGCCAGTACGACTACACCCGCAGTGGCAATCCCACGCGCGACCTGCTGGGTGAGGCGCTGGCCGAACTGGAAGGCGGCGCCGGCGGTGTGGTGACCGCCACCGGCATGGGCGCGATCAACCTGGTGCTGAACGCGCTGCTGCAGCCCGGCGACACCCTGGTGGTGCCACACGATGCGTACGGTGGCAGCTGGCGCCTGTTCAATGCGCTGGCGAAGAAGGGCCATTTCGAACTGGTCACTGCCGACCTGACCGACCCGCGCGCGCTGGCCCAGGCCCTGGCCACGCAGCCGAAGCTGGTGCTGGTGGAAACCCCGTCCAACCCACTGCTGCGCATCACTGACCTGCGCTTCGTGATCGACGCGGCGCACAAAGCCGGTGCGCTGGTGGTGGTCGACAACACGTTCCTGTCGCCGGCATTGCAGCAACCGCTGTCGTTCGGCGCGGACCTGGTGCTGCACTCCACCACCAAGTACATCAACGGCCACAGCGACGTGGTCGGTGGTGCGGTGATTGCCCGCGATCCCGCCGTGCATGAACAGCTGGTGTGGTGGGGCAATGCCCTGGGCCTTACCGGCTCGCCGTTCGATGCGTTCCTGACCCTGCGTGGCCTGCGTACGCTGGATGCACGCCTGCGCGCGCACCAGGAAAACACCGCCGCGATCGTGGCGCTGCTTGATGCGCATCCTGTGGTGGCCAAGGTCTACTACCCGGGCCTGGCCGATCATCCGGGCCACGCCGTTGCCGCGCGTCAGCAGAGTGGTTTCGGCGCGATGCTGTCCTTCGAACTGGCCAGCTGTGCCGGCGATGATCCGCATGCTGCTGTACGTGCGTTTGTCGATGGTCTGCGTTACTTCACGCTGGCCGAGTCGCTGGGAGGCGTGGAAAGTCTGATCGCACACCCGGCGACCATGACCCACGCGGCAATGACTGCCGAAGCACGCGCGGCTGCGGGCATCAGTGAAGGTCTGCTGCGTCTGTCGGTCGGTATCGAGGGCGAGCGCGACCTGCTGGCCGATCTGGGCAGCGCTCTGGCGCGCGCCGAGGCGGTGATCGATGCGGTGGCGCGCGGCAAACAGGTGGCAGACGCATGA
- the metX gene encoding homoserine O-succinyltransferase MetX has product MSFATSTVLRPEPFVPVSVPVDDRVHAERGEFAAVLSMRHAGPCPVRLRYEWVGPVNAPVVVLAGGISAHRHVASNAQFSEKGWAEGLVGSGRALDPQQLRVLAFDFIGADGALDVPIDTADQADALALLLDHLGIRALKAFVGYSYGALVGQQFAIRHRARVRQLVLASGAHRPHPYAAAWRALQRRAVALGQLQCGEDHGLALARQFAMLSYRTPEEFGERFDAAPEVVNGRVRVAAEDYLDAAGAQYVARTPVNAYLRLSESIDLHRVDPSAILPPTVVVAVEGDRLVPLADLVGLVEGLGPRGSLRVLRSPYGHDAFLKETDRIDAILATAFRTSGESA; this is encoded by the coding sequence ATGAGCTTCGCCACCAGCACCGTGCTTCGCCCCGAACCCTTTGTCCCCGTCAGCGTGCCGGTCGATGACCGCGTGCACGCCGAGCGCGGCGAGTTCGCCGCCGTGCTGTCGATGCGTCATGCCGGCCCCTGCCCGGTGCGCCTGCGCTATGAGTGGGTCGGTCCGGTCAACGCACCGGTGGTGGTGCTGGCCGGCGGCATTTCCGCGCACCGCCATGTGGCCTCCAATGCGCAGTTCAGCGAGAAGGGCTGGGCCGAAGGCTTGGTCGGCAGTGGCCGCGCGCTGGATCCGCAGCAGCTGCGTGTGCTCGCGTTCGATTTCATCGGCGCCGACGGTGCGTTGGATGTGCCGATCGATACCGCCGACCAGGCCGATGCGTTGGCGCTGCTGCTGGATCACCTCGGCATCCGCGCATTGAAGGCATTCGTCGGCTATTCCTACGGCGCGCTGGTCGGCCAGCAGTTCGCGATCCGCCACCGTGCCCGGGTACGCCAGCTGGTGCTGGCCAGCGGTGCGCACCGCCCGCATCCGTATGCCGCCGCCTGGCGTGCGCTGCAGCGCCGTGCCGTGGCGCTGGGCCAGCTGCAGTGTGGCGAAGACCACGGCCTGGCGCTGGCCCGCCAGTTCGCCATGCTCAGCTACCGCACACCGGAAGAATTCGGCGAACGCTTCGATGCAGCACCGGAGGTGGTCAATGGCCGCGTCCGTGTCGCGGCCGAAGACTATCTCGACGCGGCTGGTGCGCAGTACGTCGCGCGCACGCCGGTCAATGCCTACCTGCGCCTGTCCGAGTCGATCGACCTGCATCGCGTGGACCCGAGCGCGATCCTGCCGCCGACCGTGGTGGTTGCCGTTGAAGGCGACCGCCTGGTTCCGCTTGCCGACCTGGTCGGCCTGGTCGAGGGACTGGGCCCACGCGGCAGCCTGCGCGTGCTGCGCTCGCCCTACGGTCACGACGCCTTCCTGAAAGAAACCGATCGCATCGACGCGATCCTCGCCACCGCCTTCCGCACTTCTGGAGAGTCCGCATGA
- a CDS encoding M23 family metallopeptidase, which produces MRRLPLPCLLLPLLASAPANAADWRQGWGLVPQTPAARTADATPHAAPMARLRLQSLGDQWQARIDNPLSGPVQIELRAAPGTQVEGLPLQSLVQATGSLVVGHLPSPANGKALDLRLQSVPGNPAARAEDVAYRLPFQAAQLRVDQAPQGRFSHDDEENRDAIDFALPEATQVLAAREGTVMQVQDGFRGNGLDRERDAGRANFVRILHSDGSMAMYAHLQTGGMRVRPGQAVQAGQPIGLSGNSGYSTAPHLHFVVQLNRGMGLRSVPVRILAPQGELHFAREGSGDASAGR; this is translated from the coding sequence ATGCGCCGCCTGCCCCTGCCCTGCCTCCTGCTGCCCCTGTTGGCGAGCGCCCCCGCGAACGCTGCCGACTGGCGCCAGGGCTGGGGACTGGTGCCACAGACGCCGGCCGCGCGCACGGCCGACGCCACGCCGCACGCGGCGCCGATGGCCCGCCTGCGCCTGCAGTCGCTGGGCGACCAGTGGCAGGCGCGGATCGACAATCCACTGTCCGGCCCGGTGCAGATCGAGCTGCGCGCGGCCCCCGGCACACAGGTGGAGGGCCTGCCGCTGCAGTCACTGGTGCAGGCCACCGGCAGCCTGGTGGTGGGCCATCTTCCCTCTCCTGCCAACGGCAAGGCACTGGATCTTCGTCTGCAGTCGGTGCCGGGCAATCCGGCCGCGCGCGCCGAAGACGTCGCCTATCGCCTGCCGTTCCAGGCTGCCCAGCTGCGCGTGGATCAGGCCCCGCAGGGCCGGTTCAGCCACGATGACGAGGAGAACCGCGACGCCATCGACTTTGCCCTGCCCGAAGCAACGCAGGTCCTGGCCGCCCGCGAGGGTACGGTGATGCAGGTACAGGACGGTTTCCGCGGCAATGGCCTGGACCGTGAACGCGATGCCGGACGCGCCAACTTCGTTCGTATCCTGCACAGCGACGGCAGCATGGCGATGTACGCCCACCTGCAGACCGGCGGCATGCGCGTGCGTCCCGGCCAGGCCGTGCAGGCCGGGCAGCCGATCGGCCTGTCCGGCAACAGTGGCTACAGCACCGCACCGCACCTGCACTTCGTGGTGCAGCTCAACCGGGGCATGGGGCTGCGTTCGGTGCCGGTGCGCATCCTCGCCCCGCAGGGCGAATTGCACTTCGCCCGTGAGGGCAGCGGGGACGCCAGCGCCGGGCGCTGA
- a CDS encoding peptide chain release factor 3, with the protein MSEVATEASRRRTFAIISHPDAGKTTLTEKLLLFGGAIQMAGSVKGRKAARHATSDWMALEKERGISVTSSVMQFPYEGKIINLLDTPGHADFGEDTYRVLTAVDSALMVIDVAKGVEERTIKLMEVCRLRDTPIMTFINKLDREGKEPIDLLDEVESVLGIQCAPVTWPIGMGQRLKGVVHLITGEVHLYEQGRNFTRQDSTIFPSIDSPGLAEKIGERMLADLRDELELVQGASHPFDLQAYRAGKQTPVFFGSGVNNFGVQPLLDFFVEHAPSPQARSTTGRDVAPQEPKLTGFVFKIQANMDPQHRDRVAFMRVCSGRFTAGMKTLHVRTGKDMKLANALTFMASDREIAAEAWPGDVIGIHNHGTISIGDTFTEGEAITFTGIPNFAPELFRRARLRDPLKLKQLQKGLAQLSEEGATQFFRPLTSNDLILGAVGVLQFDVAAYRLKDEYGVEATFEQVSVTTARWVHCSNEKKLEEFREKNALNLALDAAGHLVYLAPTRVNLQLAQERAPDVRFSATREAAHTVTGN; encoded by the coding sequence ATGTCCGAAGTCGCCACCGAAGCGTCGCGTCGCCGCACGTTCGCCATCATTTCCCACCCTGACGCCGGCAAGACCACGCTGACCGAAAAGCTGCTGCTGTTCGGAGGCGCGATCCAGATGGCCGGCTCGGTGAAGGGCCGCAAGGCTGCCCGCCACGCCACCTCGGACTGGATGGCGCTGGAAAAGGAGCGCGGCATCTCCGTCACCTCCTCGGTGATGCAGTTCCCGTACGAAGGCAAGATCATCAACCTGCTCGACACCCCGGGCCACGCCGACTTCGGCGAGGACACCTACCGCGTGCTGACCGCGGTGGACTCGGCGCTGATGGTGATCGACGTGGCCAAGGGCGTGGAAGAGCGCACCATCAAGCTGATGGAAGTGTGCCGCCTGCGCGACACGCCGATCATGACCTTCATCAACAAGCTCGATCGCGAGGGCAAGGAGCCGATCGACCTGCTGGACGAGGTTGAAAGCGTGCTCGGCATCCAGTGCGCACCGGTCACCTGGCCGATCGGCATGGGCCAGCGCCTGAAGGGCGTGGTCCACCTGATCACCGGCGAAGTGCATCTGTACGAGCAGGGCCGCAACTTCACCCGTCAGGATTCGACCATCTTCCCGTCGATCGATTCGCCCGGGCTGGCCGAGAAGATCGGCGAGCGGATGCTGGCCGACCTGCGCGACGAACTGGAACTGGTGCAGGGTGCCAGCCACCCGTTCGACCTGCAGGCCTACCGGGCCGGCAAGCAGACCCCGGTATTCTTCGGTTCGGGCGTGAACAACTTCGGCGTGCAGCCGCTGCTGGACTTCTTCGTCGAACACGCACCGTCGCCGCAGGCGCGCTCCACCACCGGCCGCGACGTCGCCCCGCAGGAGCCGAAGCTGACCGGCTTCGTGTTCAAGATCCAGGCCAACATGGATCCGCAGCACCGTGACCGCGTGGCGTTCATGCGCGTCTGCTCGGGCCGGTTCACTGCCGGCATGAAGACCCTGCACGTGCGCACCGGCAAGGACATGAAGCTGGCCAATGCGCTGACCTTCATGGCCAGCGACCGTGAAATCGCCGCCGAGGCGTGGCCGGGCGATGTCATCGGCATCCACAACCACGGCACGATTTCCATCGGCGACACCTTCACCGAAGGCGAGGCGATCACCTTCACCGGCATCCCCAACTTCGCCCCGGAACTGTTCCGTCGCGCCCGCCTGCGCGATCCGCTCAAGCTCAAGCAGCTGCAGAAGGGCCTGGCACAGCTGTCCGAGGAAGGCGCGACCCAGTTCTTCCGTCCGCTGACCAGCAACGACCTGATCCTGGGTGCGGTGGGCGTGCTGCAGTTCGATGTGGCTGCCTACCGGCTGAAGGACGAATACGGCGTGGAAGCCACCTTCGAGCAGGTCAGCGTGACCACGGCGCGCTGGGTCCACTGCAGCAACGAGAAGAAGCTGGAGGAGTTCCGCGAGAAGAACGCGCTGAACCTGGCCCTCGACGCCGCCGGCCACCTGGTCTACCTGGCGCCGACCCGGGTCAACCTCCAGCTGGCGCAGGAACGTGCGCCGGACGTGCGTTTCTCGGCAACCCGTGAAGCCGCGCATACGGTCACCGGCAACTGA
- the trhA gene encoding PAQR family membrane homeostasis protein TrhA: protein MSTTSVDSIREEIASALTHGLGAVLALAASAVLITLAAIYGDGWQLASAIVFGIALLLLYTASTLYHAIQHPQAKGRLKVFDHCAIYVLIAGTYTPFTLIGLRGPWGWGMFTAIWALALGGVVFKLFYTGRFKLLSTVIYIAMGWLVVVAIKPMWASIDGGTLAWLFGGGLSYTLGTYFYHRESIPYSHAIWHLFVIGGSVCHFVAVTRQVL from the coding sequence ATGTCCACGACTTCCGTTGATTCGATCCGCGAAGAAATTGCCAGCGCCCTGACCCACGGGCTGGGTGCGGTGCTTGCCCTGGCCGCCAGCGCGGTGTTGATCACCCTGGCCGCGATCTACGGCGATGGCTGGCAGCTGGCCAGTGCGATCGTGTTCGGCATCGCCCTGCTGCTGCTGTACACCGCCTCCACGCTGTACCACGCCATCCAGCACCCGCAGGCCAAGGGCCGCCTGAAGGTGTTCGACCATTGCGCGATCTATGTGCTGATCGCCGGTACCTATACCCCGTTCACCCTGATCGGCCTGCGCGGCCCCTGGGGCTGGGGCATGTTCACCGCGATCTGGGCGCTGGCGCTCGGCGGCGTGGTGTTCAAGCTGTTCTACACCGGCCGCTTCAAGCTGCTGTCCACGGTGATCTACATCGCCATGGGCTGGCTGGTGGTGGTGGCGATCAAGCCGATGTGGGCCTCGATCGATGGTGGGACGCTTGCCTGGCTGTTCGGCGGTGGCCTGTCCTATACGCTGGGCACGTACTTCTACCACCGCGAATCCATCCCCTATTCGCATGCGATCTGGCATCTGTTCGTGATCGGTGGCAGCGTCTGCCACTTCGTCGCCGTGACTCGACAGGTGCTGTGA